In Elusimicrobium sp., one genomic interval encodes:
- a CDS encoding aminopeptidase P family protein, giving the protein MAEKSFMNERFAALRKILRKNKLDGFIVTNNLDQFYLTNFFFYPNEAVFLVHKKGVTCYTRELYVEPFGKYAPSLEVVASDNRVVSAIEKARKLGLARPGFDAAKESYVSGGLLRASGFVEAGSFITTLRENKDANELKVLRESNRIAYLTYEYIKPRIKTGMTEFEVASEMERFMRAHGATTTSFYTMVAFGENAANPHHETSARKLKAEDAVLMDFGCVYKGYCSDITRSWWHGKKEPAEYTKIWKIVDKARKAGIKAVGIGVPAKQVDATSRGIINAAGYGDYFTHGTGHGVGIEVHEDPYNNQTSSAILAEGNIVTVEPGIYLPGKYGVRLEDTMAVTKTGAKILTKK; this is encoded by the coding sequence ATGGCAGAAAAAAGTTTTATGAATGAACGCTTTGCCGCCTTGCGTAAAATTTTACGCAAAAATAAATTGGACGGTTTTATCGTAACCAACAACTTGGATCAATTTTATTTAACCAATTTCTTTTTTTATCCGAACGAAGCCGTCTTTTTAGTTCACAAAAAAGGCGTTACCTGCTATACGCGTGAATTGTATGTAGAGCCGTTTGGTAAATATGCGCCTTCCTTGGAAGTGGTTGCCAGCGATAACCGTGTGGTTTCCGCTATCGAAAAAGCCCGCAAGTTGGGCTTGGCCCGTCCCGGTTTTGACGCCGCCAAAGAATCGTATGTTTCCGGCGGATTGTTGCGTGCAAGCGGATTTGTGGAAGCCGGCAGTTTCATTACCACTTTGCGCGAAAACAAAGATGCCAATGAGTTGAAAGTATTGCGCGAATCTAACAGAATTGCCTATTTAACTTACGAATATATCAAACCCCGCATCAAAACGGGCATGACCGAATTTGAAGTGGCATCCGAAATGGAACGCTTTATGCGCGCTCACGGAGCCACCACTACTTCCTTTTACACCATGGTGGCGTTTGGCGAAAACGCCGCCAATCCTCATCACGAAACAAGCGCCCGCAAACTTAAAGCCGAAGATGCGGTGTTAATGGATTTCGGCTGCGTGTATAAAGGGTACTGTTCCGATATTACCCGCAGTTGGTGGCACGGTAAAAAAGAGCCCGCCGAATATACCAAAATTTGGAAAATCGTAGATAAAGCCCGCAAAGCCGGCATCAAAGCCGTGGGTATCGGGGTGCCTGCTAAACAAGTGGATGCCACTTCCCGCGGTATCATCAATGCCGCCGGTTACGGAGATTATTTTACGCATGGTACCGGGCATGGTGTGGGGATAGAAGTTCACGAGGATCCTTACAACAACCAAACCTCCTCCGCTATTTTGGCGGAAGGGAATATTGTAACGGTAGAACCGGGTATTTATCTTCCCGGTAAATATGGTGTGCGCTTGGAAGATACCATGGCCGTTACCAAAACCGGTGCTAAAATTTTAACGAAGAAATAA
- the dacB gene encoding D-alanyl-D-alanine carboxypeptidase/D-alanyl-D-alanine-endopeptidase yields the protein MKKTLFFLFLFSPLFLQATDTASYVENRLKHPVLNGALWGGLAAYADNTQEPIFSVLADTRLTPASTLKLITTAAALETWGPHHRFETNLYATALPDSKGTLHGNLYIQGGGDPTLGSTRAVGGEKWEIVAKKWAQAVKKAGITRVEGDLVADISLFEGPSVSPKVNWENMGNYYAAPASPLCFNDNSFQIHFKPQPFANKPAEVSGTEPEIPGLTLTSFVTTDGKSKKDNAYAYGAPGQYEIKIFGTIPTNLFGFSIKGALPDAALFTLQALREALRAEGIAVGGKSLSTQTAPDYTVLHRLHTYYSPELKDIVWVVNRRSFNLYADMLLRNLAVYAGKKGSLQNGLNELNKFIEKNKLAGKNDTVLYDGSGLARDNLLTPRTLLNTLIFMTKSPHFSYYYDSLATPNDRGDLLLLRRFLKPLKKVETVRVKGGTIDSVKAAAGYVKDKNGNLVAFVFIANNLASKNEALLRIHEDIIKQLLLLEK from the coding sequence ATGAAAAAAACCTTATTTTTCCTTTTTCTCTTTTCCCCCCTGTTTTTACAGGCAACGGATACTGCTTCTTATGTGGAAAACCGTTTGAAACATCCCGTACTCAACGGAGCCTTATGGGGTGGTTTGGCCGCGTATGCAGACAATACGCAAGAACCGATTTTTTCCGTTCTGGCCGATACACGCTTGACCCCGGCCTCCACGCTTAAACTTATCACCACCGCCGCCGCGCTGGAAACATGGGGCCCGCACCACCGTTTTGAAACCAACCTGTATGCCACCGCATTGCCCGATTCCAAAGGAACTTTGCACGGAAACTTATATATACAAGGCGGAGGCGACCCCACTCTAGGTTCCACGCGCGCTGTAGGGGGTGAAAAGTGGGAAATTGTTGCCAAAAAGTGGGCACAAGCCGTCAAAAAGGCCGGTATTACCCGCGTAGAGGGAGATTTGGTGGCGGATATTTCGTTATTTGAAGGCCCGTCCGTCAGCCCGAAGGTAAATTGGGAGAATATGGGTAACTACTATGCCGCGCCGGCCAGCCCGCTTTGCTTTAACGATAACTCTTTTCAAATTCATTTCAAACCCCAACCGTTTGCGAATAAACCTGCCGAAGTGTCGGGCACGGAACCGGAAATTCCGGGCCTTACGCTTACCAGTTTTGTAACTACCGACGGAAAATCTAAAAAAGATAATGCCTATGCCTACGGGGCTCCGGGTCAATATGAAATTAAAATTTTCGGCACGATTCCCACCAATCTTTTCGGCTTTTCCATTAAAGGAGCCTTGCCGGACGCGGCATTATTTACCCTGCAAGCCTTGCGCGAAGCCTTACGCGCGGAAGGGATTGCCGTAGGCGGAAAATCGCTCTCCACCCAAACGGCCCCCGATTATACAGTTTTACACCGTTTGCATACCTATTATTCGCCCGAACTGAAAGACATTGTATGGGTAGTGAACAGACGCAGTTTCAACCTGTATGCCGATATGTTACTAAGGAATTTAGCCGTTTATGCGGGCAAAAAAGGAAGCCTTCAAAACGGATTAAACGAACTTAATAAATTCATTGAAAAAAATAAATTAGCAGGCAAAAACGACACCGTGCTTTATGACGGAAGCGGCCTGGCGCGTGACAATTTGTTAACCCCCCGCACTCTTTTAAATACATTGATATTCATGACGAAAAGCCCGCACTTTTCCTATTATTACGATTCTTTAGCCACCCCCAACGACCGCGGAGATTTACTTTTGTTGCGCCGCTTCTTAAAACCGCTTAAAAAGGTGGAAACCGTGCGCGTAAAAGGCGGAACCATTGACAGCGTAAAAGCGGCAGCAGGTTATGTGAAAGATAAAAACGGAAATTTAGTTGCTTTTGTATTTATAGCTAACAATTTGGCCAGCAAGAACGAGGCTCTCTTGCGCATCCATGAAGACATTATTAAACAATTATTACTTTTGGAAAAATAA
- a CDS encoding redox-sensing transcriptional repressor Rex: MDIGISTSLLLKGGPMGLSSRRKEISTQTIRRLPQYLRIFYNLHAYGRELVSSTTLAEETHLLPIVIKKDLQAVGVPSKLRAGFKVAGAIEVIEEFLGWNNLNKAFLVGVGHLGAALLGFDGFKNHGLEIVAAFDTHPEKVGNKVHGIPVYHTAQLAGVIEEKNLKIAVLTVPATSAQGITDTLIKAGIKAIWNFAPVNLAVPADVVVQKEDISSGLAELCAKLKSK; this comes from the coding sequence ATGGATATTGGAATATCCACAAGTTTACTGCTAAAAGGAGGCCCCATGGGCTTGTCTTCCCGTCGTAAAGAAATCAGCACGCAAACAATTCGCCGTCTGCCGCAGTATTTGCGTATTTTCTACAATCTGCACGCTTACGGGCGGGAATTGGTGTCCTCCACCACTTTGGCGGAAGAAACCCACCTTCTCCCCATTGTAATAAAAAAGGACTTGCAAGCGGTAGGTGTTCCCAGTAAACTGCGTGCCGGGTTCAAAGTGGCGGGAGCCATTGAGGTAATAGAAGAATTTTTAGGTTGGAACAACCTGAATAAAGCATTTCTCGTAGGGGTAGGTCATTTGGGGGCGGCTTTGCTGGGGTTTGACGGATTTAAGAATCACGGCCTGGAGATTGTGGCCGCGTTTGACACCCACCCGGAAAAAGTAGGAAACAAAGTGCATGGAATTCCCGTATATCATACGGCGCAACTGGCGGGGGTAATTGAAGAGAAAAACCTGAAAATAGCCGTTTTAACGGTGCCGGCCACTTCGGCTCAAGGGATTACGGATACACTGATTAAGGCGGGTATCAAAGCCATTTGGAATTTTGCTCCCGTTAATTTGGCCGTTCCTGCTGATGTGGTGGTGCAGAAAGAAGATATTTCTTCGGGACTTGCCGAGTTATGTGCCAAGTTAAAAAGCAAATAA
- the adhE gene encoding bifunctional acetaldehyde-CoA/alcohol dehydrogenase, whose translation MAEKKKVTAPADTTKEDMSMLDKIVDTVKAAQRIYATYTQEQVDKIFRAAAIAAAQNRIPLSKMAVEESGMGVMEDKVIKNQFASEYIYNQYKDTKTCGVLSDDDAFGYRRVAEPIGVIAGVIPTTNPTSTAIFKSLLALKTRNGIVFSPHPRAKKCTIEAAKIVLKAAVEAGAPEGIIGWIEEPTMALSNALMHHPQINLILATGGPGMVKAAYSSGKPALGVGAGNTPAVIDATADIKMAVSSIIISKTFDNGMICASEQSVVVEDEVYDEVKAEFIARGCHFVTGKDRKKLAETIVVNGKLNANIVGQSAMKIAEMAGIKVPAGTKILIAEAEKVCTEEVFAWEKLSPVLGFYRAKDFAHAVELARSLILFGGAGHTSVLYTNESNEEHITAFQDMPTARTLINIPSSQGAIGDVYNFKLAPSLTLGCGSWGGNSVSENIGVKHLMNVKSVAERRENMYWYKVPSKIYFKRGALSQALAELKGKQRAYIITDKTMEQLGHVRTVADVLESLDIKYRIFSNVLPDPNITNVNEALAIANSWQPDMIIALGGGSAMDEAKMVWLMYENPETSFEDIAMRFMDIRKRIYAAPDLGRKATMVAIPTTSGTGSEVTPFTIITDEKTDTKYAITDYALTPDMAIIDPEFVLGMPKSLTAFSGLDVLTHAIEAYTSVFSTNFTEGQALEAIRLVFKYLKNSYDKGAQDINAREKMHYAATIAGMAFANAFLGLSHSMAHKLGAMYHIPHGLANALLLSYVIEFNATDKPTKQGLFPQYKYPFVKGRYAKIVDFIRPNNKLGDDKDAKVQELIDMVEQLKADLNIPKSIKEYGIPEKEFLANLDKLSELAFDDQCTGGNARYPLISEIKDLYLKAYYGEPVKHSGK comes from the coding sequence ATGGCGGAAAAAAAGAAAGTAACCGCGCCGGCCGACACGACCAAAGAAGATATGTCCATGTTGGATAAAATCGTCGATACCGTAAAAGCCGCGCAACGCATTTATGCAACCTATACGCAAGAACAAGTAGATAAAATTTTCCGCGCTGCCGCTATTGCCGCCGCGCAGAATCGTATTCCGTTATCCAAAATGGCCGTAGAAGAAAGCGGCATGGGTGTAATGGAAGATAAGGTAATCAAAAACCAATTTGCCTCCGAATATATTTACAACCAATACAAAGACACCAAAACCTGCGGTGTTCTTTCCGATGATGACGCCTTCGGTTACCGCCGCGTTGCCGAACCCATTGGCGTAATTGCCGGGGTAATTCCCACCACCAACCCGACCTCTACGGCTATTTTCAAAAGTTTGCTCGCTTTGAAAACCCGTAACGGTATCGTATTTTCTCCGCACCCGCGTGCTAAAAAATGCACCATCGAAGCGGCCAAAATCGTACTTAAAGCCGCGGTGGAAGCCGGCGCTCCGGAAGGCATCATCGGTTGGATTGAAGAACCTACCATGGCTCTTTCCAACGCCTTGATGCACCACCCCCAAATTAACCTTATTTTAGCCACCGGCGGCCCCGGCATGGTAAAAGCCGCTTACTCCTCCGGTAAACCGGCTCTCGGCGTAGGCGCGGGGAACACCCCGGCCGTTATTGATGCTACCGCCGATATTAAAATGGCTGTCAGCTCCATCATCATCAGCAAAACGTTTGATAACGGTATGATTTGCGCTTCCGAACAATCCGTTGTGGTTGAAGATGAAGTTTACGATGAAGTAAAAGCCGAATTTATCGCCCGCGGTTGCCACTTTGTAACCGGTAAAGACCGCAAAAAATTGGCGGAAACCATTGTAGTAAACGGCAAACTCAATGCCAACATCGTAGGCCAAAGCGCGATGAAAATCGCCGAAATGGCCGGCATCAAAGTTCCCGCCGGGACCAAAATTTTAATCGCGGAAGCCGAAAAAGTCTGCACGGAAGAAGTATTCGCTTGGGAAAAACTTTCCCCGGTGTTGGGTTTCTACCGTGCCAAAGATTTCGCCCACGCTGTAGAATTGGCCCGTTCTCTTATCTTGTTTGGCGGCGCCGGTCACACCTCTGTGCTCTACACCAACGAATCTAACGAAGAACACATCACGGCTTTCCAAGATATGCCCACCGCCCGCACCTTGATCAACATTCCTTCTTCTCAAGGCGCCATCGGCGATGTGTACAACTTCAAACTCGCCCCCTCCCTCACCTTAGGTTGCGGTTCTTGGGGCGGTAACTCGGTCAGCGAAAACATCGGAGTAAAACACCTTATGAACGTGAAATCCGTCGCGGAACGCCGCGAAAATATGTACTGGTACAAAGTACCGTCCAAAATCTACTTCAAACGCGGTGCCTTGTCTCAAGCTTTAGCGGAACTCAAAGGCAAACAACGCGCTTACATCATCACGGATAAAACCATGGAACAATTGGGCCATGTACGCACCGTAGCTGATGTACTTGAAAGCTTGGATATCAAATACCGCATTTTCTCCAACGTTCTTCCCGATCCGAACATCACGAACGTAAACGAAGCCTTGGCTATTGCCAATTCCTGGCAACCGGATATGATTATCGCCCTCGGCGGTGGTTCCGCTATGGACGAAGCCAAAATGGTATGGCTTATGTACGAAAACCCGGAAACCAGCTTTGAAGATATCGCCATGCGCTTTATGGATATCCGCAAACGCATTTACGCCGCTCCGGACTTGGGCCGCAAAGCCACCATGGTTGCTATCCCGACCACTTCCGGTACCGGTTCCGAAGTAACGCCGTTCACCATCATCACTGACGAAAAAACCGACACTAAATACGCCATTACGGACTACGCTTTAACCCCCGACATGGCTATTATCGACCCGGAATTTGTACTCGGTATGCCTAAATCTTTAACGGCCTTCTCCGGTTTGGACGTATTGACCCACGCCATTGAAGCCTACACTTCCGTGTTCTCTACCAACTTTACGGAAGGTCAAGCCTTGGAAGCTATCCGCTTGGTGTTCAAATACTTAAAGAACTCCTACGATAAAGGTGCCCAAGACATCAACGCCCGCGAAAAAATGCACTATGCCGCCACCATCGCCGGTATGGCCTTCGCCAACGCGTTCTTGGGTCTTTCCCACTCCATGGCGCACAAATTGGGTGCTATGTACCACATTCCGCACGGTTTGGCCAATGCGTTGCTCCTTTCTTACGTAATTGAATTTAACGCGACCGACAAACCCACCAAACAAGGTTTGTTCCCGCAATACAAATATCCGTTCGTGAAAGGACGCTATGCCAAAATCGTGGACTTTATCCGCCCCAACAACAAATTGGGTGACGATAAAGATGCCAAAGTGCAAGAACTCATTGATATGGTGGAACAGTTGAAAGCAGACCTCAACATCCCCAAATCTATCAAAGAATACGGTATCCCGGAAAAAGAATTCTTGGCCAACTTGGACAAACTTTCCGAACTCGCTTTTGACGACCAATGCACCGGCGGTAACGCCCGCTATCCGCTCATCAGCGAAATTAAGGACTTGTACCTGAAAGCCTACTACGGCGAACCCGTAAAGCACTCCGGTAAATAA
- a CDS encoding prepilin-type N-terminal cleavage/methylation domain-containing protein: protein MKKGFTLIELLVVVLIIGILSAVALPQYTKAVQKARAVEAITILKSLTDAQEIYYMENGEYTTVLEDLSIDVPEQTDDYNFACPESHRSCFAHGQHGNATFEFYLKNADGNLTYRGKHWCLASSAENHAFCKTFGPLDWSSTTIGYYLIN, encoded by the coding sequence ATGAAAAAGGGTTTTACTTTGATAGAACTTTTGGTCGTAGTGTTAATCATTGGTATCTTATCTGCGGTGGCTTTGCCGCAGTACACCAAAGCCGTTCAAAAAGCCAGAGCTGTGGAAGCCATTACTATACTAAAGTCTTTGACGGACGCGCAGGAAATCTACTATATGGAAAATGGAGAATATACTACGGTGTTGGAGGATCTGAGTATTGATGTGCCCGAACAGACAGACGATTATAATTTTGCCTGTCCTGAGAGCCATCGTTCTTGTTTTGCCCACGGACAACATGGAAATGCTACCTTTGAGTTTTATTTAAAAAACGCCGATGGCAATCTTACTTACCGCGGGAAACATTGGTGTTTGGCTTCCTCTGCTGAAAATCATGCTTTTTGTAAAACCTTTGGTCCTTTGGACTGGAGCTCAACAACAATAGGCTATTACCTGATAAACTAA
- a CDS encoding MerR family transcriptional regulator: MGLEEIEQQDYFSIGDVKRITGVPEYSVRYWEAEFNLIRPIRLESGHRRYTKQDVYTILKIKDLIYKHKLTLEGAKKQLNKYQLPSSSDEKKPRTDIKLLTEIKETLEELLK, encoded by the coding sequence ATGGGACTAGAAGAAATTGAACAACAAGATTATTTTTCTATCGGCGATGTAAAACGCATTACCGGGGTGCCGGAATATTCCGTGCGCTACTGGGAAGCCGAGTTTAATTTAATTCGCCCTATTCGCCTGGAAAGCGGACACCGCCGCTACACCAAACAAGATGTTTATACGATTCTTAAAATTAAAGATTTAATTTATAAACATAAACTTACATTGGAAGGCGCGAAAAAGCAATTAAACAAATATCAATTACCGAGTTCTTCCGACGAGAAAAAACCCCGCACCGATATTAAACTTTTAACCGAAATAAAAGAAACACTGGAAGAGTTGCTAAAATAA
- a CDS encoding WYL domain-containing protein gives MLGDTLNKISRLMYILGEFDKGEVYLADIAEELMVNVRTIQRDIKILESAGFPIANPSKGEYSFVEGYSLQKLQLSAKEAAMLALLSSIAGSLGGAFQETYVSLRNRILENDKTNPFYIKLPKGQAFLDDSHSKLIEKAIKKSEKLTIVYDKSKLSGKDISPLKIAWFDGFWYLLALGKDEKILKLRLDKIKNLTPTGILFKRPKKVEKILEESASVWFEDNRDKRVELAVAPEVASYFEKKEYFPRQKVLKKSGKDGLVLECFAGKYEEILPTILAWIPHITVQEPKELKDLVAGKIAAYNGKIK, from the coding sequence ATGCTAGGGGATACATTAAATAAAATCAGCCGTCTCATGTATATTTTAGGTGAGTTTGATAAGGGTGAAGTATATTTGGCAGATATCGCCGAAGAGCTAATGGTAAATGTCCGTACGATTCAGCGTGATATTAAGATTTTGGAGAGTGCGGGTTTCCCAATCGCCAACCCGAGTAAAGGGGAGTACTCTTTTGTAGAGGGGTATTCTCTGCAAAAACTGCAATTAAGCGCCAAAGAAGCCGCTATGTTGGCTCTTTTATCCAGCATTGCGGGGAGTTTAGGGGGAGCCTTCCAAGAAACCTATGTAAGCCTTAGAAACCGCATTTTGGAGAACGATAAAACAAACCCGTTTTATATTAAACTCCCCAAAGGACAGGCCTTTTTGGACGATAGCCATAGCAAGTTAATAGAAAAAGCTATTAAAAAATCGGAAAAACTGACGATTGTGTATGATAAGTCTAAACTGTCGGGAAAAGATATATCCCCGCTTAAAATTGCTTGGTTCGACGGTTTTTGGTACTTGCTAGCTTTAGGGAAAGATGAGAAAATCTTAAAACTTCGTTTGGATAAAATTAAAAACCTTACCCCAACAGGTATTTTATTCAAGCGGCCTAAAAAAGTAGAAAAGATTTTAGAAGAAAGTGCTTCTGTATGGTTTGAAGATAACCGTGATAAACGGGTGGAGTTGGCGGTTGCACCGGAAGTGGCCTCTTATTTTGAAAAGAAGGAGTATTTCCCCCGACAGAAAGTGCTTAAAAAGTCCGGCAAAGACGGACTGGTTTTGGAGTGTTTTGCGGGTAAATATGAAGAGATCTTACCCACTATTTTGGCCTGGATACCGCATATTACAGTACAAGAGCCGAAAGAACTAAAAGATTTAGTAGCCGGGAAGATAGCGGCATACAACGGGAAAATAAAGTAG